A part of Candidatus Atribacteria bacterium genomic DNA contains:
- a CDS encoding prepilin-type N-terminal cleavage/methylation domain-containing protein, whose product MYSFRKSKKGFTLIELMVVVAIIGVLVLLGLRAYSSQKERAMNSIVKANASTIQTMLVGYMGDMDILTDENISDCLGPVTQTMIENMVNPYDNSHQVYRISAGGTSVFETTPTDSYGQVDVLRVAPNVLYVNGRGKRNELLLLPNSLPANKY is encoded by the coding sequence ATGTATAGTTTTAGAAAAAGTAAAAAAGGTTTTACCCTGATTGAATTGATGGTCGTGGTAGCTATTATCGGTGTGTTGGTTTTACTTGGCCTGAGAGCTTATTCTTCTCAAAAAGAAAGAGCGATGAACTCCATTGTAAAAGCCAATGCTAGTACTATTCAAACCATGCTGGTAGGATACATGGGGGATATGGATATTCTTACTGATGAGAATATATCGGACTGCCTTGGACCTGTAACTCAAACCATGATAGAGAACATGGTAAATCCTTATGATAATTCCCATCAGGTATACCGTATTTCTGCAGGTGGTACGAGTGTATTTGAGACTACACCAACAGACAGTTATGGTCAAGTTGATGTCTTAAGAGTAGCACCCAATGTACTATATGTCAACGGCCGGGGTAAACGGAACGAACTGTTGTTGCTTCCTAATTCGTTACCGGCTAATAAATATTAA